A genome region from Streptomyces pratensis includes the following:
- a CDS encoding ADP-ribosylglycohydrolase family protein has translation MTADSVSDRFERALASLRGLSVGDALGSQFFVPANYPLLKNRELPPGDWQWTDDTEMACSVLAVLAAHERIDQDALAHSFARHHDFDRGYGPAVNRLLRLVREGGDWRELASALFQGQGSWGNGSAMRIAPLGAWYAHDPEQATHQAEISSYTTHQHREAVVGAMAVAAAAALVAAPGGPPTPEGLLDGVVALVPRSAVGAGLRRARDMLDYGDAGTVAAVLGNGRRTSAHDTVPFALWSAARNLGDFEQAFWATAQAGGDVDTTCAIVGGIIAAERVGAPPAGWLAQTEELPDWVPLAPARH, from the coding sequence ATGACCGCTGACTCTGTTTCCGACCGCTTCGAACGCGCTCTGGCCAGCCTGCGTGGACTGTCCGTGGGAGACGCCCTCGGTTCCCAGTTCTTCGTCCCGGCCAATTACCCCCTGCTCAAGAACCGCGAGCTGCCGCCCGGCGACTGGCAGTGGACCGACGACACCGAGATGGCCTGCTCCGTACTCGCCGTGCTGGCCGCCCACGAGCGCATCGACCAGGACGCGCTCGCCCACTCCTTCGCTCGGCACCACGACTTCGACCGGGGCTACGGGCCCGCGGTGAACCGGCTGCTCAGGCTGGTGAGGGAAGGCGGGGACTGGCGGGAGCTGGCCTCCGCCCTCTTCCAGGGCCAGGGCTCCTGGGGGAACGGTTCGGCGATGCGTATCGCGCCGCTGGGCGCCTGGTACGCGCACGACCCGGAGCAGGCCACCCACCAGGCCGAGATCTCCTCCTACACAACCCATCAGCACCGCGAAGCCGTCGTGGGGGCCATGGCCGTCGCGGCGGCCGCCGCCCTCGTCGCCGCACCGGGAGGGCCGCCGACACCGGAGGGCCTGCTCGACGGTGTCGTCGCCCTCGTCCCCCGCAGCGCGGTCGGTGCCGGGCTGCGCAGGGCGCGCGACATGCTGGACTACGGGGACGCGGGGACGGTGGCGGCGGTGCTCGGCAACGGCCGCCGTACGAGTGCGCACGACACTGTGCCGTTCGCCCTCTGGTCGGCTGCACGGAACCTCGGTGACTTCGAGCAGGCGTTCTGGGCGACCGCCCAGGCGGGCGGGGACGTGGACACCACCTGCGCCATCGTCGGCGGGATCATCGCCGCGGAGCGGGTCGGCGCGCCTCCGGCCGGCTGGCTGGCGCAGACGGAAGAGCTGCCCGACTGGGTCCCCCTCGCTCCGGCGCGGCACTGA
- a CDS encoding histidine phosphatase family protein, with the protein MARPQRIVLVRHGESEGNADDTVYEREPDHALRLTAKGLRQAEATGSRLRETFGDESVSVYISPYRRTHETFRAFGLAPERVRVREEPRLREQDWGNWQDRDDVRLQKAYRDAYGHFFYRFAQGESGADVYDRVDAFLESLHRSFEAPDHPPNVLLVTHGLTMRLFCMRWFHWSVAEFESLSNPGNGESRTLLLGEDGRYTLDRPFERWRTPEPYGRTG; encoded by the coding sequence ATGGCGCGACCGCAACGCATCGTTCTCGTCCGGCACGGTGAGTCCGAGGGGAATGCCGACGACACGGTCTACGAACGTGAACCCGACCATGCGCTCAGGCTCACGGCGAAGGGCTTGCGCCAGGCGGAGGCTACGGGCTCCCGGCTGCGGGAGACGTTCGGCGACGAGAGTGTCAGTGTCTACATCTCGCCCTACCGGCGCACTCACGAGACTTTCAGGGCCTTCGGTCTCGCACCGGAACGTGTACGTGTCAGGGAGGAGCCCCGGCTGCGTGAGCAGGACTGGGGCAACTGGCAGGACCGTGACGACGTCAGACTGCAGAAGGCCTACCGGGACGCGTACGGGCACTTCTTCTACCGCTTCGCGCAGGGCGAGTCCGGGGCCGATGTGTACGACAGGGTCGACGCATTCCTGGAAAGCCTCCACCGCAGCTTCGAGGCCCCCGACCATCCTCCGAACGTCCTGCTGGTCACCCACGGGCTGACCATGAGGCTGTTCTGCATGCGCTGGTTCCACTGGTCGGTGGCGGAGTTCGAGTCGCTGTCCAACCCCGGGAACGGCGAATCCAGAACGCTGCTGCTCGGTGAGGACGGCCGTTATACGCTCGACCGCCCCTTCGAGCGGTGGCGCACCCCTGAGCCGTACGGCCGCACCGGATAG
- a CDS encoding YdbC family protein, which produces MLVKWIRCTVVDRRGFERGQRKWAGLLGEQGFRGQSGGWSRGQPEVAHVFAFWESRVFYDSFMARGHDRLAAAQSGMYKDMRVKLFDHRFDVKTGFEPDFTDADVLRVAHSRVHEDRVDHFALMQRQVWNPAMSGSPGMLRGVFGEAPGHEFLVLSMWQSSAERGKYRPEGVARLAARAETDRDVESLTGDVVQLEPSWTV; this is translated from the coding sequence GTGCTGGTCAAGTGGATTCGCTGCACCGTCGTGGACCGCCGCGGCTTCGAGCGCGGGCAGCGGAAGTGGGCGGGGCTGCTCGGTGAGCAGGGATTCCGGGGGCAGAGCGGCGGGTGGAGCCGAGGGCAGCCCGAGGTCGCCCATGTGTTCGCGTTCTGGGAGAGCCGGGTCTTCTACGACTCCTTCATGGCCCGCGGGCACGACCGGCTGGCCGCCGCACAGTCGGGCATGTACAAGGACATGCGGGTGAAGCTCTTCGACCACCGCTTCGACGTGAAGACCGGTTTTGAGCCGGATTTCACCGACGCCGACGTGCTCAGGGTCGCGCACAGCCGGGTTCACGAGGATCGCGTGGACCACTTCGCGCTCATGCAGCGTCAGGTGTGGAACCCGGCCATGTCGGGTTCCCCCGGCATGCTGCGAGGAGTCTTCGGGGAAGCACCGGGGCACGAGTTCCTGGTGCTGTCGATGTGGCAGTCGAGCGCCGAACGCGGCAAGTACCGGCCCGAGGGCGTCGCCCGGCTCGCGGCGCGGGCGGAGACCGACAGGGATGTCGAATCGCTGACGGGGGACGTGGTGCAGCTCGAGCCGTCGTGGACGGTCTGA
- a CDS encoding TerD family protein yields the protein MSTPNKDIEKVEVRVKWDPSATGEPANDLDIIAATYERDAPYGSPAYLVHFDSRSPDGTITLNRDSRTGQGYGFDEVMTLELDRLSDAYARVVVGVAIQQRDGRKTFGQIEHTAVQIREGYTNLAEDDFSAVGAATAAVVAEFIRDSSGSWGFHGAVRGFEGDPDSFASVMGSRSS from the coding sequence ATGAGCACTCCCAACAAGGACATCGAGAAGGTCGAAGTGAGGGTCAAGTGGGACCCCAGCGCCACCGGTGAGCCCGCCAACGACCTGGACATCATCGCGGCCACGTACGAGAGGGACGCGCCCTACGGCAGTCCCGCCTACCTCGTGCACTTCGACAGCAGGTCGCCCGACGGGACGATCACGCTGAACCGGGACAGCCGGACGGGGCAGGGTTACGGCTTCGACGAGGTCATGACGCTCGAACTGGACCGGTTGTCGGACGCGTACGCCAGGGTCGTGGTCGGCGTGGCCATCCAGCAGCGGGACGGTCGCAAGACCTTCGGCCAGATAGAGCACACGGCCGTGCAGATCCGCGAGGGCTACACGAATCTGGCGGAGGACGACTTCTCAGCCGTCGGCGCCGCCACCGCCGCGGTCGTCGCCGAGTTCATCCGGGACTCCTCCGGGTCCTGGGGATTCCACGGAGCCGTCCGCGGGTTCGAAGGCGATCCCGATTCGTTCGCCTCGGTGATGGGCAGCCGCTCGAGCTGA
- a CDS encoding ribonuclease HII, whose translation MPYEPPTHTVERSLRATSGARTVAGVDEVGRGAWAGPVTVCAAVTGLRRPPEGLTDSKLITPKRRAELAPVLEKWVTAYGLGHASPLEIDELGMTAALRLAAVRALELLPVRPDAVILDGKHDYLGAPWNVRTVIKGDQSCIAVAAASVIAKVHRDTMMAELGADTGQYADFAFGANAGYPSPVHRAALEERGPTPHHRLSWAYLDALPKWQHLKKVRFSAEAAALESGGQLGFDF comes from the coding sequence ATGCCGTACGAACCACCCACGCACACCGTCGAGCGCTCACTGCGCGCCACATCCGGTGCCAGGACCGTCGCCGGCGTCGACGAAGTCGGACGCGGAGCGTGGGCCGGCCCCGTCACCGTGTGCGCTGCCGTCACCGGTCTCCGAAGGCCTCCCGAGGGCCTCACCGACTCCAAGCTGATCACTCCCAAGCGCAGGGCGGAACTCGCCCCGGTGCTCGAGAAATGGGTCACTGCCTACGGGCTGGGGCATGCGTCACCCCTGGAGATCGATGAACTCGGCATGACCGCGGCGCTTCGTCTCGCGGCCGTCAGGGCGCTCGAGTTGCTGCCCGTGCGGCCGGACGCCGTGATCCTCGACGGCAAGCACGATTACCTCGGAGCGCCCTGGAACGTCCGCACCGTGATCAAGGGTGACCAGTCCTGCATCGCCGTCGCTGCGGCCTCGGTGATCGCCAAGGTCCACCGGGACACGATGATGGCCGAACTGGGGGCGGACACGGGGCAGTACGCAGACTTCGCCTTCGGCGCCAACGCCGGTTATCCCTCACCGGTACACCGGGCAGCGCTGGAGGAGCGGGGGCCTACGCCTCACCACCGCCTCAGCTGGGCCTACCTCGACGCGCTGCCCAAGTGGCAGCACCTGAAGAAGGTCCGATTCTCCGCCGAGGCGGCGGCACTGGAAAGCGGGGGCCAGCTCGGCTTCGACTTCTGA
- a CDS encoding vitamin B12-dependent ribonucleotide reductase has product MTETASGPARGSRTKGAKSTATKQGLRIERIHTNPGVHPYDEVAWERRDVVMTNWRDGSINFEQRGVEFPDFWSVNAVNIVTSKYFRGAVGTPQRETGLRQLIDRIVKTYRKAGEDYNYFATPADAEIFEHELAYALLHQIFSFNSPVWFNVGTPQPQQVSACFILAVDDSMESILDWYKEEGMIFKGGSGAGLNLSRIRSSKELLSSGGNASGPVSFMRGADASAGTIKSGGATRRAAKMVILDVDHPDIENFIETKVKEEEKIRALRDAGFDMDLGGDDITSVQYQNANNSVRVNDEFMKAVESGGKFGLRARMTGDVIEEVEAKSLFRKMAEAAWACADPGIQYDDTINKWHTCPESGRINGSNPCSEYMHLDNTSCNLASLNLMKFLKDDGEGHQSFQVERFAKVVELVITAMDISICFADFPTQKIGDNTRAYRQLGIGYANLGALLMATGHAYDSDGGRALAGAITSLMTGTSYRRSAELAAVVGPYDGYARNAEPHQRVMKQHSDANAVAVHVDDLDSPVWAAATEAWQDVIRLGAKNGFRNAQASVIAPTGTIGLAMSCDTTGLEPDLALVKFKKLVGGGSMQIVNGTVPQALRRLGYQPEQIEAIVAHIADHGNVIDAPGLKTEHYEVFDCAMGERSISAMGHVRMMAAIQPWISGALSKTVNLPETATVEDVEEVYFEAWKMGVKALAIYRDNCKVGQPLSAKTKEKEKVEVTAKAEDTIRAAVEKVVEYRPVRKRLPKGRPGITTSFTVGGAEGYMTANSYPDDGLGEVFLKMSKQGSTLAGMMDAFSIAVSVGLQYGVPLETYVSKFTNMRFEPAGMTDDPDVRMAQSIVDYIFRRLALDFLPFETRSALGIHSAEERQRHLDTGSYEPAFGDDELDAESLAQSAPVQTQPLKAVAAPVESPAEKPAPRTAHTSAELVEMQLGISADAPLCFSCGTKMQRAGSCYICEGCGSTSGCS; this is encoded by the coding sequence ATGACAGAGACGGCGAGCGGCCCGGCACGGGGTTCCCGCACCAAGGGAGCCAAGTCGACTGCGACCAAGCAGGGCCTGCGCATCGAGCGCATCCACACGAACCCCGGCGTGCACCCGTACGACGAGGTCGCGTGGGAGCGTCGTGACGTCGTCATGACCAACTGGCGCGACGGCTCGATCAACTTCGAGCAGCGTGGCGTCGAGTTCCCCGACTTCTGGTCGGTGAACGCGGTCAACATCGTCACCAGCAAGTACTTCCGGGGTGCTGTCGGTACGCCGCAGCGCGAGACGGGTCTGCGACAGCTGATCGACCGGATCGTGAAGACGTACCGGAAGGCCGGCGAGGACTACAACTACTTCGCCACCCCCGCCGACGCCGAGATCTTCGAGCACGAGCTGGCGTACGCCCTCCTGCACCAGATCTTCAGCTTCAACTCGCCGGTCTGGTTCAACGTCGGAACGCCCCAGCCGCAGCAGGTCTCGGCCTGCTTCATCCTTGCCGTCGACGACTCCATGGAGTCGATCCTCGACTGGTACAAGGAAGAGGGCATGATCTTCAAGGGCGGCTCCGGCGCCGGCCTGAACCTCTCCCGCATCCGCTCCTCCAAGGAGCTCCTCTCCTCCGGCGGCAACGCCTCAGGACCGGTCTCCTTCATGCGCGGTGCCGACGCCTCCGCAGGAACGATCAAGTCGGGCGGCGCCACACGCCGCGCGGCCAAGATGGTCATCCTCGACGTCGATCACCCCGACATCGAGAACTTCATCGAGACCAAGGTGAAGGAGGAGGAGAAGATCCGCGCCCTGCGCGACGCGGGCTTCGACATGGACCTGGGCGGCGACGACATCACGTCCGTCCAGTACCAGAACGCCAACAACTCGGTCCGCGTGAACGACGAGTTCATGAAGGCCGTCGAGTCCGGCGGCAAGTTCGGTCTGCGTGCCCGGATGACCGGTGACGTCATCGAAGAGGTCGAGGCCAAGTCCCTCTTCCGCAAGATGGCGGAGGCCGCGTGGGCCTGTGCCGACCCGGGCATCCAGTACGACGACACCATCAACAAGTGGCACACGTGCCCGGAGTCCGGCCGCATCAACGGCTCGAACCCCTGCAGCGAGTACATGCACCTGGACAACACCTCGTGCAACCTCGCCTCGCTGAACCTGATGAAGTTCCTCAAGGACGACGGCGAGGGACACCAGTCCTTCCAGGTCGAGCGCTTCGCCAAGGTCGTCGAGCTGGTCATCACCGCGATGGACATCTCGATCTGCTTCGCGGACTTCCCGACCCAGAAGATCGGCGACAACACCCGCGCGTACCGCCAGCTGGGCATCGGCTACGCCAACCTCGGCGCCCTGCTGATGGCCACAGGGCACGCGTACGACAGCGACGGCGGCCGGGCACTCGCCGGCGCCATCACCTCGCTGATGACCGGTACGTCCTACCGTCGCTCCGCAGAGCTCGCCGCGGTCGTCGGCCCGTACGACGGCTACGCCCGTAACGCGGAGCCGCACCAGCGCGTCATGAAGCAGCACTCGGACGCCAATGCTGTGGCCGTCCACGTCGACGACCTGGACTCGCCGGTCTGGGCCGCCGCCACGGAGGCCTGGCAGGACGTGATCCGCCTCGGCGCGAAGAACGGTTTCCGCAACGCCCAGGCATCCGTCATCGCCCCGACCGGCACCATCGGTCTCGCGATGTCCTGCGACACCACCGGCCTCGAGCCCGACCTCGCCCTGGTCAAGTTCAAGAAGCTCGTCGGCGGCGGCTCCATGCAGATCGTCAACGGCACGGTCCCGCAGGCCCTGCGCCGTCTCGGCTACCAGCCGGAGCAGATCGAGGCGATCGTCGCCCACATCGCCGACCACGGCAACGTGATCGACGCCCCCGGCCTCAAGACCGAGCACTACGAGGTCTTCGACTGCGCCATGGGCGAGCGTTCCATCTCGGCCATGGGCCACGTCCGGATGATGGCTGCGATCCAGCCGTGGATCTCCGGCGCCCTGTCCAAGACGGTGAACCTGCCGGAGACGGCCACCGTCGAGGACGTCGAGGAGGTCTACTTCGAGGCGTGGAAGATGGGCGTCAAGGCGCTCGCGATCTACCGCGACAACTGCAAGGTCGGCCAGCCCCTCTCCGCGAAGACCAAGGAGAAGGAGAAGGTCGAGGTCACGGCCAAGGCCGAGGACACCATCCGTGCCGCGGTCGAGAAGGTCGTCGAGTACCGCCCGGTCCGCAAGCGCCTGCCCAAGGGCCGTCCCGGCATCACCACCAGCTTCACGGTGGGTGGCGCCGAGGGCTACATGACCGCCAACTCCTACCCGGACGACGGTCTCGGTGAGGTCTTCCTGAAGATGTCGAAGCAGGGCTCCACCCTCGCGGGCATGATGGACGCCTTCTCCATCGCGGTCTCGGTCGGTCTGCAGTACGGCGTGCCGCTGGAGACCTACGTCTCCAAGTTCACCAACATGCGCTTCGAGCCGGCCGGTATGACGGACGACCCGGACGTGCGGATGGCGCAGTCGATCGTCGACTACATCTTCCGCCGCCTGGCGCTCGACTTCCTGCCCTTCGAGACGCGTTCCGCGCTCGGCATCCACTCTGCCGAGGAGCGTCAGCGTCACCTGGACACAGGTTCGTACGAGCCCGCCTTCGGGGACGACGAGCTCGACGCAGAGAGCCTGGCCCAGTCCGCTCCCGTACAGACGCAGCCGCTGAAGGCGGTCGCCGCGCCCGTGGAGAGCCCTGCCGAGAAGCCGGCGCCCAGGACGGCGCACACCTCTGCCGAGCTGGTGGAGATGCAGCTCGGCATCAGCGCGGACGCGCCGCTGTGCTTCTCGTGCGGTACGAAGATGCAGCGCGCAGGGTCCTGCTACATCTGCGAGGGCTGCGGCTCGACCAGCGGTTGCAGCTGA
- a CDS encoding RecQ family ATP-dependent DNA helicase produces the protein MTNADRAELRASADSVLARLVGDTTGAARLREDQWRAIEALVADKRRALVVQRTGWGKSAVYFVATSLLRANGSGPTVIVSPLLALMRNQVAAAARAGISARTINSSNTEEWDTVQAEVAAGEVDVLLVSPERLNNPDFRDQVLPRLAAATGLLVVDEAHCISDWGHDFRPDYRRLRTMLADLPAGVPVLATTATANARVTADVAEQLGTGAGTDALVLRGPLDRESLSLGVLQLPNAAHRLAWLGDHLGELPGSGIIYTLTVAAAEEITAYLRQCGHPVASYTGRTENADRQQAEDDLLANRVKALVATSALGMGFDKPDLGFVVHVGSPSSPIAYYQQVGRAGRGVEHAEVLLLPGKEDEAIWQYFASVAFPPEEQVRRTLDVLARAGRPLSLPAMEPMVDLRRTRLETMLKVLDVDGAVKRVKGGWISTGEPWVYDSERYAWVARQRAAEQQAMRDYVSATGCRMEFLRRQLDDEEADACGRCDNCAGSRFDDKVSTAALDGARGELGRPGVEVEPRKMWPTGLSAVGVDLKGRIPAGELALPGRALGRLSDIGWGNRLRPLLAAQAQDTLVPDDVSSAVVTVITDWAKGPGGWASGAPDAAPRPVGVVTVASRRRPQLVHSLGSRIAEVGRMPLLGTVTYAPGSEDVRISQTNSAQRVRALHEALVVEPALAEALAAAAGPVLLVDDLSDTGWTLAVAARLLRRAGAAGVFPLVLAVQA, from the coding sequence ATGACCAACGCAGACCGCGCAGAGCTAAGGGCCTCGGCCGATTCCGTACTCGCCCGTCTGGTCGGGGACACCACCGGCGCCGCCCGGCTGCGCGAGGACCAGTGGCGAGCCATCGAGGCCCTCGTCGCAGACAAGCGCAGGGCCCTGGTCGTGCAGCGGACAGGCTGGGGCAAGTCCGCGGTGTACTTCGTGGCGACGTCGCTCCTGCGTGCGAACGGGAGCGGGCCCACGGTGATCGTCTCGCCCCTGCTCGCGCTCATGCGCAACCAGGTGGCGGCGGCGGCCAGGGCCGGGATCAGCGCCCGCACGATCAACTCGTCCAACACCGAGGAGTGGGACACCGTCCAGGCGGAGGTGGCGGCGGGCGAGGTCGATGTGCTGCTGGTCAGTCCCGAGCGGCTCAACAACCCCGACTTCCGGGACCAGGTGCTGCCGCGCCTTGCCGCCGCGACGGGCCTGCTCGTGGTCGACGAGGCGCACTGCATCTCCGACTGGGGCCATGATTTCCGGCCGGACTACCGAAGGCTGCGGACCATGCTCGCCGATCTGCCTGCGGGCGTCCCCGTGCTCGCCACGACGGCCACCGCCAATGCTCGCGTCACCGCGGACGTCGCCGAGCAGCTCGGCACGGGGGCGGGCACGGACGCGCTGGTGCTGCGGGGGCCTCTGGACCGGGAGAGTCTCAGCCTCGGGGTGCTGCAACTGCCCAATGCGGCGCACCGTCTTGCGTGGTTGGGCGACCATCTCGGGGAGCTGCCGGGCTCCGGCATCATCTATACGCTCACGGTCGCGGCTGCCGAGGAGATCACCGCCTACCTCCGCCAGTGCGGGCACCCGGTCGCGTCGTACACCGGCCGGACGGAGAATGCCGACCGGCAGCAGGCCGAGGACGATCTGCTGGCCAACCGGGTCAAGGCACTCGTGGCCACGTCCGCGCTCGGTATGGGGTTCGACAAGCCCGACCTCGGCTTCGTCGTGCACGTGGGATCGCCGTCATCGCCCATCGCCTACTACCAGCAGGTCGGACGGGCGGGACGCGGAGTCGAGCACGCCGAGGTCCTGCTGCTCCCGGGTAAGGAGGACGAAGCCATCTGGCAGTACTTCGCCTCGGTCGCCTTCCCCCCGGAGGAGCAGGTCCGCCGGACGCTGGACGTCCTCGCCCGCGCCGGCCGTCCCCTGTCGCTGCCCGCGATGGAACCCATGGTCGATCTGCGGCGCACCCGCCTGGAGACGATGCTCAAGGTGCTGGACGTCGACGGTGCGGTGAAGCGGGTCAAGGGCGGCTGGATCTCCACAGGTGAGCCGTGGGTGTACGACTCCGAGCGCTATGCCTGGGTCGCGCGGCAGCGGGCCGCGGAGCAGCAGGCCATGCGTGACTACGTCTCCGCCACCGGATGCCGCATGGAGTTCCTCCGGCGCCAGCTGGACGACGAGGAGGCAGACGCGTGCGGACGCTGTGACAACTGCGCGGGCTCACGGTTCGACGACAAGGTCTCCACGGCCGCCCTCGACGGGGCACGCGGGGAGCTCGGCAGGCCGGGGGTGGAGGTGGAGCCCCGCAAGATGTGGCCCACGGGACTCTCCGCTGTGGGGGTCGATCTCAAGGGCCGCATCCCCGCGGGTGAACTGGCCCTTCCAGGGCGGGCGCTCGGCAGGCTCTCGGACATCGGCTGGGGCAACAGGCTGCGTCCGCTGCTCGCGGCGCAGGCGCAGGACACCCTGGTCCCCGACGACGTGTCGAGCGCGGTGGTCACGGTGATCACCGACTGGGCGAAGGGCCCCGGCGGCTGGGCCTCCGGGGCACCGGACGCAGCACCCCGGCCGGTCGGTGTCGTCACGGTGGCCTCGCGCCGCAGGCCGCAACTGGTCCACTCGCTCGGCAGCCGTATCGCCGAGGTCGGCCGGATGCCCCTGCTGGGTACGGTCACCTACGCCCCCGGCAGCGAGGACGTGCGGATCTCACAGACCAACAGCGCTCAGCGGGTGCGGGCACTGCACGAGGCCCTCGTCGTGGAGCCCGCGCTGGCGGAGGCACTCGCCGCCGCGGCAGGGCCGGTCCTGCTCGTGGACGATCTCTCCGACACCGGATGGACCCTGGCCGTGGCGGCACGGCTCCTCCGACGTGCGGGAGCAGCGGGCGTGTTTCCGCTGGTCCTCGCAGTCCAAGCCTGA
- a CDS encoding dihydrofolate reductase family protein, which yields MRKIVLMMSVSLDGFFEGPDREIDWHLVDEELHRHFNEQARAMSAFLDGRVSYELMAEFWPTADSDPSSTPETAEFAEIWRSMPKYVFSRTLDRADWNTTVMRDVVAEDIRALQAEPGGDMAVGGADLAASFMRLDLIDEFRLYVHPVVLGRGRPLFSSSAETPMALRLSGTHTFGNGVVLLHYRRPHHGGS from the coding sequence ATGAGAAAAATCGTTCTGATGATGTCGGTGTCTCTCGACGGCTTCTTCGAGGGGCCGGACCGAGAGATCGACTGGCACCTCGTCGATGAGGAACTGCACCGTCATTTCAATGAGCAGGCGCGCGCGATGAGTGCCTTCCTGGACGGACGGGTCTCCTACGAATTGATGGCCGAATTCTGGCCGACTGCGGACAGTGATCCGTCGAGCACCCCTGAGACGGCCGAATTCGCCGAGATCTGGCGGAGCATGCCCAAGTACGTCTTCTCCAGGACTCTGGACCGGGCGGACTGGAACACCACCGTGATGCGCGACGTGGTCGCCGAGGACATCCGCGCGCTCCAGGCAGAGCCCGGCGGGGACATGGCGGTCGGCGGTGCCGATCTCGCCGCCTCGTTCATGCGCCTGGACCTGATCGACGAGTTCCGCCTGTACGTTCACCCGGTCGTCCTCGGGCGGGGAAGGCCGCTGTTCTCCTCCTCCGCGGAAACCCCGATGGCGCTCCGGCTCTCCGGCACCCACACCTTCGGCAACGGCGTCGTGCTGCTCCATTACCGCCGCCCGCACCACGGCGGCTCCTGA
- a CDS encoding DUF4153 domain-containing protein gives MPKVPAYLQAQPRPDVWLRGGKQPPPGVLSQLRPSAPPAIGPGTLWSVFATALLSALLLGDGVGPNLLIVALPAALGAFFAARSAGRVLRPWTAVWAVGGLALLTIPALREAGWPVFLSVVSALALSSLALHGSRSWPGVLLGSLGLFPSVAAGARWGWRGVRVRADDSRGRVRSVLRTTAVAAVLLVVFGALFASADAAFAELLGSLTPDASIGDSPWRAFLFALGLLGALAAAHSAAAPVRWDGITVRPGKPRNRVEWALPLIVLNLLFAAFVALQLVVLLGGYDKVLEETGLKPAEYARQGFWQLLWATVLTLVVVALALRWAPRGGPGDRALVRSVLGALCVLTLVVVASALRRMDLYVDAFGLTRLRISVAAVELWLGVVLVLILAAGLFGARLLPRAIAVSAAAGVLVFGLVSPDGLIAEQNVQRYHSDKSIDIDYLKGLSADAVPALNGLPEPLRSCALERFRRDLALSDAPWYASSWGEVRAREILESYGVQNHGTECHGLGRDAEERERWEEDSYDPY, from the coding sequence GTGCCGAAGGTACCCGCCTATCTCCAGGCGCAGCCACGGCCGGACGTCTGGCTGCGCGGGGGCAAGCAGCCGCCGCCCGGTGTGCTGTCCCAGTTGCGTCCTTCGGCCCCGCCCGCGATCGGCCCCGGCACACTCTGGTCGGTCTTCGCGACCGCCCTGCTCAGCGCCCTGCTTCTCGGCGACGGTGTGGGTCCCAACCTGCTGATCGTGGCGCTGCCCGCCGCCCTGGGGGCCTTCTTCGCCGCACGCTCCGCCGGGCGCGTGCTGCGGCCCTGGACGGCGGTCTGGGCAGTGGGCGGCCTGGCGCTCCTGACGATTCCGGCGCTGCGGGAAGCGGGATGGCCGGTCTTCCTCTCCGTCGTGTCGGCCCTCGCCCTAAGCTCGCTCGCCCTGCACGGCAGCCGAAGCTGGCCGGGCGTGCTGCTCGGATCGCTGGGCCTGTTCCCCTCTGTCGCCGCCGGTGCGCGTTGGGGGTGGCGCGGGGTGCGCGTCCGCGCGGACGACTCCCGGGGCCGGGTGCGCAGCGTGCTGCGCACCACGGCCGTGGCCGCCGTGCTGCTCGTGGTGTTCGGCGCACTTTTCGCCTCCGCGGACGCGGCCTTCGCCGAGCTGCTGGGCAGTCTCACTCCCGACGCGTCGATCGGTGACAGCCCGTGGCGGGCCTTCCTCTTCGCACTCGGACTCCTCGGAGCACTCGCCGCCGCCCACAGCGCTGCGGCGCCGGTGCGCTGGGACGGCATCACCGTCCGGCCGGGCAAGCCCAGGAACAGGGTGGAGTGGGCACTCCCGCTGATCGTGCTCAACCTGCTCTTCGCGGCCTTCGTCGCGCTGCAGCTCGTCGTCCTTCTCGGCGGATACGACAAGGTGCTGGAAGAGACGGGCCTCAAGCCCGCCGAGTACGCCCGACAGGGGTTCTGGCAGCTTCTCTGGGCGACCGTGCTGACCCTGGTCGTCGTCGCGCTGGCCCTGCGCTGGGCTCCACGCGGCGGGCCGGGCGACCGGGCGCTGGTCCGGAGCGTTCTCGGCGCCCTGTGCGTACTCACGCTCGTCGTCGTGGCCTCCGCGCTTCGGCGTATGGACCTCTACGTGGACGCCTTCGGACTGACCCGGCTGCGGATCTCCGTGGCCGCTGTGGAGCTCTGGCTCGGTGTGGTGCTGGTCCTCATCCTCGCCGCCGGCCTCTTCGGTGCCAGGCTGCTGCCGCGCGCGATCGCCGTGAGCGCGGCAGCCGGGGTGCTCGTCTTCGGGCTGGTCTCGCCCGACGGACTGATCGCCGAACAGAACGTCCAGCGGTACCACAGCGACAAGTCGATCGACATCGACTATCTGAAGGGGCTCTCCGCAGATGCCGTGCCGGCCCTGAACGGCCTGCCGGAACCGCTGAGGTCCTGCGCGCTGGAGCGTTTCCGGCGTGACCTCGCCCTTTCGGACGCTCCGTGGTACGCCTCCAGCTGGGGCGAGGTCAGGGCCCGGGAAATCCTCGAGAGCTACGGCGTGCAGAACCACGGAACCGAGTGCCACGGCCTCGGTCGGGATGCCGAGGAGCGAGAACGCTGGGAGGAGGACTCCTACGACCCGTACTGA